CCTCCGTCCACGGGCAGGAAGATTCCGGGGCGTAGGAACAGCTCGCGCGGCACGGCCTCCACCGCGGCGCGCCACCGGGGCGTCCTCAGCACGCCGGCCTTTTCCAGCCGGTCGGCGAGGGCCCGCCGCTCGGGTGCGGTGTCGGTCATCGGAAGTCTCCTCGTGTCAACAGGTCGGCGAAGGCGGCGGCCATCCTCAATCCGGTGCTCTCCTCCAGCCAGCCCCACTGGCCGTTCGGATTCAGCTCCAGCCACCAGAGGCCACCCGCTCGGTCCACGGCGAAGTCGAAGCTTCCGGAGACCAGCCCGAAGTGATCCAGGTACGCAAGGAGAGCTTTGTCCACATGGTGGGGGAGGTCCACCACGGTGTAGGACAAGGCGGAATAGTCCTTGCGCCAGTCCAGCAGTCCGGAATCGATCCGTACGGCGAAGACCCGCCTACCGACCACCAGCACCCGCAGGTCGGCGATCTTGTCCACGCGGGCCTGGAAGAGGTGGGGTGTCACGCGCACGCCGTCATCGATCTCGGCAGCCGTGACCGGCTCCGCCCACCCCGTCACCGGAACCCCGTCCCGCTCGTACGGGGTCCACCGCAGCGTCTTGTAGATCACGTGCCTGTGGGCGACGGCGAACTCACGGGCCTCTGCCGGGTCGTTGGTCACCAGCGTCGGCGGGATGGTGAGGCCGAGGCGCTGAGCGAGCGCGAGCTGGGCGGGTTTGTAGTCCGCGGCGGCGTTGCGGAGTGGATGATTGACCCACAGCGGACCATCGAGGGCGTAGAGGGTGCCCCCGAGCCCGTAGCGCACCTGCGCTGCCGCGAATCGCGCGTCCTCGTCGCCCAGGTGCGGGAAGGCGGGCCAGACGGGGCGACGCCAGTACACCGCCCGTAACAGGGCCAGGTCGGCGGTCCTCGACGGGGTGCGGAGCTGCCCGGTCACAGGGGCCGGGCAGGCACCGAACCGAGCCGAGACCGTCAGGCTCGCGCCTATGTCGGCGGGATTGAACCTGACCACCGGCACACCGCGCCGGTTGAGTTCGGTGATCACCATGTCGGCGGTGATGTCGTCCGCCTCGGTGGCCACCAGGACCGGCCTCTGGTCGGTCGCGTTCACTCGTCCTGCTGACTGTCCTGGTCGTGGCCCTGGTCGGGCGCGGAGTCGGAGTTCGTCGTCGTGGAGGTCTCAGTGGCGGAGCTGGTGCCGTGCTTGCCCATCTCGACCACGTGGCCGAAACGGTCGCGGTACACGCCGGCCTGGGTCTCCGGGTCGATGGTGACCGTGGCATGCGGGCGGCGAACGGTGGCCGGGTACGGCGCGAGTCGGCCGGCACCCCAGGGACGGGCGCTCGTGAGTGGCTCAGCGGAAGTGGTCACGAAAGCTCCTCGGAGTCGGTTCGGGTGGACTGACGGAGTGACGGCTGTCCGCACGTGCCGCAGCGTGGCTGCGCGGGGCGGCTCTCCTCCACGTCACCGGAGGACGGGAAAACGCTGCTCCTCGGCGGCTCTGTCGAGTCAACGGCCAATCACGGAGCGGAACCAGGTGATTCCGATACGTACGGCAGGCGTGACCCCGGTGATTTTTACCTTCGAGGTGTCACGGTCGATGTCGGCACGGCTACCTTCGAGTCGTGGCAGAGAACCGCGAACTCGCAGCCGTGTTGGCTGAGGCCCGGATAAGCCAGGCGGAGTTGGCCCGGCGCGTCAACGCGGAGATCGACGCACTGACAGGTCAGGTAGGACATGTCACCGACCGGGACGTGCGCCGGTGGCTCACGGGCGCGACCCGTTGGCCACAAGCGAAGCAGCGGTTATGCATCGAAAAGGTCCTTGGGCGTTCGGCGATCGACTTGGGTTTCGTTCCCCGGCCCGGAAACGCGGCACCAGCATCTTCGGAGGACCCCGTGCACCGTCGTGCCTTCATCACCGCTGCCACCGGGACCGCCGTTGCCGCGACAGTCGGCGCCTCGCGACCCCGTCTCGGCCAGAGCGACGTGCGCCGTTTCCACGCCCAGCACGCCGAGATCATCGCCCAGGATCAGGCGGTCGGCGGGGCTCGCAGCGTCGAGAACCACGCCGTCGAACTGGCGATGCGCATCAAGTCGTCGCTGGCCGGAGGGGCAGCCACGTCCACGTGGGTACGGACCAGGCTGTACGCCCTCGCCTCGGACGTCCTGTGCTCCGCGGCTTTCGCCGCGATCGACGCCCAGGCCCGTACCCGCGCTCGCAGACACCTGGACTCTGCCGTCACATTCGCCGGGCTTTCCGGCGACAGCGAGACCCAGTATCACGTCTGGAACCACCTCGCGATGGTGGCCGGCCAACGAGGCGACTACGCGGAGGGGGTTGCCGCAGCCGACGCGGCCAAGAGCCTTCCCATCGCGAAGAAGGACCCCCTGTACGTTTCTCTGGCGCACATGCGCGGTGCTCACGCACATGCGGGCGGCGGTGACAGAAGTGCCGCTCTCCGCGCCCTCACCGCAGCCGAGCGGACGTTCGGTCGGCACGCTGACGCGAAGCGACCCCCCCTGGATCGAGTTCTACGACGAGGCCGAACTCGACGGGCTGACCTCGATCGTGTGGTTGCGCCTCGGAGAACCCGACCGCGCGGAATATCACCTGCATCGGACACTCGGCGCCCTCCACTCCGACCGTGTCCGCAACCGCGCCTACTACGTCGCGCACCTGTCTCTGGCGCAGGCCAGGCAGGGAGACCTGGCACTGGCCTGTAGTACCGGCGATCAAGCTGCCGAACTCCTGGCCAAGGTCCGCGGATCAAAACGCACGACGGACACCCTGGCGAACGTACGCAAGCTCGTGGTGTCGTCGGGCTCAAGGGAGCTCGGCGCTCTGAACTGTACGGAGAGGGCACAGGCGTGGATCTGAAGACCTATACGCACAAGGACGCTGCCGAGATCCGGGAGATGCTTCTCGACATGCACGACGCGGTGTACGACGGGGAGGAGGACTGTTTCCACGAGAGGGAACGCTTCGCCTGGTTCGTCGACCACTGGAGCGGCAAGAAGAGCTGGTCCTGCGTGGTCGGATTCGAGGAGGGCGCACCAACCGGGTTCGCCTATGGTGCGGCCTTCGACTCCGGGGGCTGGTGGAAGGGCTCGGACCGCCCCGCCTCCGTCGCTCCCGAAGCGACGGCATTCGCCCTGTCCGAACTCATGGTGCTGGAGAGGTGGCGAAAGACCGGCGTCTCCACCCGGCTCCACGAGGCGCTGCTCGACAGCCGAGACGAGGACATCGCCACCCTGCTGGTCGACGTGACGCACCCGAAGGTTCGAGCGCTCTACGAGACCTGGAGCTACGAACAGATCGGCGAACAGAAGCCGTTCGACGACTCTCCCACGTTCGCGATCATGGTCAAGCGGCTCACCGCGCCCGCCTGACGGCCATGGCCGACCGGTGGCAGCGGCGGTCGGCCGGCCTTTTGGCCGCGTAGCGGTGGATTCCTGTACGCCCATGGGGGCGGCAGCTGAGACGGCCCCGACCCGCCCCGCCGCGCGTCAAGGCACAAGCGGTACGCCACCGTCCGCTGCGCCCGGCTGCCCGGGGATGAGCGGGAGCGGGGCCCGCGCCTTCCCGGCGCCGAACATGAGACTGGACGGCTGCTGCGTCCGCCGGTCGGACACGACGATCCCGCCCCGCCACTTGCCCACGGGGTCCTGGTACCGGAATTGCAGCTTCTTGAGCCGCGCGCCGAACTGCTCACGCAACGGCTGGTAGGCGTCGTCGCAGTGGACGTTCCACGTCACGTCGGAGAGGTAGGCGTGACAGGCGATGGGGAAGAGCAGCGACGAGACCAAGAGGTCCGCGACCTGAAGAAGCGTGTGCGTGTCACTGTGACCAAAAACGGGTGACTCGATGACCCCGCGCAGGCTGTCACCGCCTGCCCGGTACTTGCGTGTGGTCACACAGTGCACATTGGGCGCGTTCTTCACCTTCGTGCGGCTGTCGAGCACCATCATGCCGCGCGAGTGCTCATGGGCGAGCTGTGCCTGGAAGGTCTCGTTCAGCGCGGCGACGGAGGCGGGATAGACCCCGGACTCGTCGAAGGCCAGCCCCTCCTCCTTGATCCACACACGGGCGAGGACGCGGGCTTCGTGGCCCTCCAGTATGTCGAGCAGCGAAGCCACCAGATCCATGGCCGCACGTCGCCAGTTGTGGTTGCCGGCGCGGAGGTTCTTGCGGACGTCCGAGCCCTTGATCTCGTGCTGGATCACCTCGGAGAGCTGCTCCGCGTTCTGTAACTGCGGCCGGTAGTGCTTCTTCACGTCGAGAAAAGCCCAGGTCAGGGACTTGACGTGGTTGCGGGGCACGGTGAAGCCACCGACGACGAGCACGGGAGGGGCGTCGGGTCTCGCGGGGTCGAGTGTCTGGCCATTGCCCGCCTCGTCGATGTAGCACAGATGCACCGAACCTCCCCGGAACACGTCTGTGGCCGCCCCCGAAGGGACGGCCACAGGGTCTGCGCAGCCATATGCGCGGTGTTTTGCTTGCTGAGCTCGATCCTGCCAAGACGGCTACGGACGGTCAAGCCAGGTGTCACACACGGTTGACCGGCGGGTCGGGTTTCGGTCAGCCCTGGCGGCGGGCGAGGCCTAGGAAGGCGGACCAGGTGGTGGGGCGTACGGCGAGGATGGCGCGGGTGGGTGTCTTGGAGTCGCGAATGTGGATGGTGGCAGGGGAGGGGGCGATCTCGACGCATTCGCCGCCGGCGCCGCCGCTGTAACTGCTTTTGATCCAGCGGAGGGAACTGATCTCGGACCGCTCGGTGTTCATAGATCTCCTTGCAGCAGCTTCTCGATATGACGCAGGGAATCGGCAGGGGACAGGGCCTGAGCTCGCAGGATTCCATACCTGATGGTCATGCCGCGCACAGGTTCGCGATCCGCGATCACTCGGCCGTTGCCCTGGCTCTCGATGTACGCGACCGGGTCTCCGCCTTGGGGCGTCATGAGAGTGAACGGGCCATCCGCTCCTGAGTGGTCCACGCTCCGGGTCGGCATCACCTGGATCTCCACATTGGGATTCTCCCCTACGAGGCGCAAGTGTTCGAGCTGCCCTCGTAGTACGTGCACGCTACCGAAGGGCCGTTGCAACACCGACTCCTCGATCACGAAGCTCAGAGTGGGCGCGGGTTTACGATCGAGGAGCTTGTGCCGGGCCATCCGCGCCGAAACCATCTGCTCGATCTCCGAGTCGGGCCGACGCGGGCGCCACACGGTGAACATGGTCTTCGCGTACTCCTCCGTCTGTAGAAGCCCCGGGATCGCGAGGGCGGCGTACGCGTGGAACTCGACGGCCTCCTCCTCGATCCGCGCCGCGTCGCGGAAGAAGGCTGGGTACCGGGTGAGCGCCACCGGCCGCTTCATGGCGAGCAGCATTCCCTCGGCATCCAGCAGTTGATCGAGCCGGTCGATGGTGTTGGG
The DNA window shown above is from Streptomyces sp. NBC_00670 and carries:
- a CDS encoding GNAT family N-acetyltransferase: MDLKTYTHKDAAEIREMLLDMHDAVYDGEEDCFHERERFAWFVDHWSGKKSWSCVVGFEEGAPTGFAYGAAFDSGGWWKGSDRPASVAPEATAFALSELMVLERWRKTGVSTRLHEALLDSRDEDIATLLVDVTHPKVRALYETWSYEQIGEQKPFDDSPTFAIMVKRLTAPA
- the tgmB gene encoding ATP-grasp ribosomal peptide maturase encodes the protein MNATDQRPVLVATEADDITADMVITELNRRGVPVVRFNPADIGASLTVSARFGACPAPVTGQLRTPSRTADLALLRAVYWRRPVWPAFPHLGDEDARFAAAQVRYGLGGTLYALDGPLWVNHPLRNAAADYKPAQLALAQRLGLTIPPTLVTNDPAEAREFAVAHRHVIYKTLRWTPYERDGVPVTGWAEPVTAAEIDDGVRVTPHLFQARVDKIADLRVLVVGRRVFAVRIDSGLLDWRKDYSALSYTVVDLPHHVDKALLAYLDHFGLVSGSFDFAVDRAGGLWWLELNPNGQWGWLEESTGLRMAAAFADLLTRGDFR
- a CDS encoding DUF397 domain-containing protein, with the protein product MNTERSEISSLRWIKSSYSGGAGGECVEIAPSPATIHIRDSKTPTRAILAVRPTTWSAFLGLARRQG
- the tgmA gene encoding putative ATP-grasp-modified RiPP, coding for MTTSAEPLTSARPWGAGRLAPYPATVRRPHATVTIDPETQAGVYRDRFGHVVEMGKHGTSSATETSTTTNSDSAPDQGHDQDSQQDE
- a CDS encoding DUF3800 domain-containing protein gives rise to the protein MHLCYIDEAGNGQTLDPARPDAPPVLVVGGFTVPRNHVKSLTWAFLDVKKHYRPQLQNAEQLSEVIQHEIKGSDVRKNLRAGNHNWRRAAMDLVASLLDILEGHEARVLARVWIKEEGLAFDESGVYPASVAALNETFQAQLAHEHSRGMMVLDSRTKVKNAPNVHCVTTRKYRAGGDSLRGVIESPVFGHSDTHTLLQVADLLVSSLLFPIACHAYLSDVTWNVHCDDAYQPLREQFGARLKKLQFRYQDPVGKWRGGIVVSDRRTQQPSSLMFGAGKARAPLPLIPGQPGAADGGVPLVP
- a CDS encoding helix-turn-helix domain-containing protein, whose protein sequence is MTQIPEQTATRRSEDPADELLRSFGKQIKILRERAGHTQAALAQLLGYSEAQMAAIEQGRRIARPNTIDRLDQLLDAEGMLLAMKRPVALTRYPAFFRDAARIEEEAVEFHAYAALAIPGLLQTEEYAKTMFTVWRPRRPDSEIEQMVSARMARHKLLDRKPAPTLSFVIEESVLQRPFGSVHVLRGQLEHLRLVGENPNVEIQVMPTRSVDHSGADGPFTLMTPQGGDPVAYIESQGNGRVIADREPVRGMTIRYGILRAQALSPADSLRHIEKLLQGDL